The Prinia subflava isolate CZ2003 ecotype Zambia chromosome 5, Cam_Psub_1.2, whole genome shotgun sequence genome window below encodes:
- the GTF2A1 gene encoding transcription initiation factor IIA subunit 1 has product MASSTNTNPVPKLYRSVIEDVINDVREVFLDEGVDEQVLMELKTLWENKLMQSKAVDGFHSEEQQLLLQVQQQQQQQQQQQHHHHHHHTPQPQQTVQQQSQPQQVLIPASQQAPQQQVIVPDSKLIPHMNASGMSAAATAATLALPAGVTPVQQILTNSGQILQVVRTANGAQYIIQPQQPVVLQQQVIPQMQPGGVQAPVIQQVLAPLPGGISQQTGVIIQPQQILFTGNKTQVIPTTVAAPTPAQAQIPAAGQQQPQQQQAQPQAPLVLQVDGTGDTSSEEEDDEEEEYDDDEEEEKEKDGGEDGQVEEEPLNSEDDVSDEEGQELFDTENVVVCQYDKIHRSKNKWKFHLKDGIMNLNGRDYVFSKAIGDAEW; this is encoded by the exons cctaaATTGTACAGGTCTGTAATTGAAGATGTCATTAATGATGTCAGAGAAGTTTTTCTGGATGAAGGCGTGGATGAACAAGTTCTCATGGAACTCAAAACA CTGTGGGAGAACAAGCTGATGCAGTCTAAGGCTGTAGATGGCTTCCAttcagaagagcagcagcttttaTTGCAGgtgcaacagcagcaacagcagcagcagcaacagcagcaccatcaccaccaccatcacACACCTCAGCCGCAACAGACTGTGCAGCAGCAGTCTCAGCCACAACAGGTCCTTATTCCAGCATCCCAGCAAG cACCTCAGCAGCAGGTTATTGTACCAGATTCCAAGCTGATACCACATATGAATGCATCAGGCATG agtgctgcagccactgcagctaCATTGGCTCTCCCTGCTGGTGTTACTCCAGTTCAGCAGATTCTTACAAATTCAG GCCAGATCCTCCAAGTAGTTAGAACTGCAAATGGAGCTCAGTATATTATTCAACCCCAGCAGCCAGTGGTTCTACAGCAGCAGGTCATACCCCAAATGCAGCCTGGTGGAGTACAAGCACCTGTTATTCAGCAG GTTTTGGCTCCTCTCCCTGGAGGGATTTCCCAGCAGACAGGAGTGATTATTCAGCCTCAGCAGATCCTGtttacaggaaataaaactcAAGTTATACCTACAACAGTGGCTGCCCCTACACCAGCTCAAGCACAGATTCCTGCAGCTggtcagcagcagccacagcaacaACAGGCACAACCACAAGCACCACTTGTTCTTCAAGTTGATGGAACAGGGGACACATCATCTGAAGAAGAAGATGATGAGGAAGAAGAgtatgatgatgatgaagaggaagagaaagaaaaagatgggGGTGAAGATGGCCAAGTTGAAGAG GAGCCTCTGAACAGTGAAGATGATGTGAGTGATGAGGAAGGACAAGAACTCTTCGATACAGAAAATGTTGTTGTGTGCCAGTATGATAAG ATTCACAGAAgtaaaaacaaatggaaatttcaTCTCAAAGATGGCATCATGAATCTTAATGGAAGAGATTATGTATTTTCCAAAGCCATTGGGGATGCAGAATGGTGa